From Streptomyces sp. TLI_053, a single genomic window includes:
- a CDS encoding TetR/AcrR family transcriptional regulator: MTPSDMQRPGGRTARVRTAVLKAAEDALVEAGFAGLDLGDVARRAEVGRTTVYRRWGSVGALLADLLTDMAEQSLPRARTGSLAEDLRGNARLVARTLADPRQGALFRAVLVAAACDPDAAAALHRFYRVRVQEWAPCVTEAVDRGELPPDTDPVEVVRAVSAPLYYRMLTTPDPLDEAAADRAAAAALAAARAGAFRRV, translated from the coding sequence ATGACGCCCTCGGACATGCAGCGCCCCGGCGGCCGGACCGCCCGCGTCCGCACCGCCGTCCTCAAGGCCGCCGAGGACGCCCTGGTGGAGGCCGGGTTCGCCGGGCTCGACCTCGGCGACGTCGCCCGCCGCGCCGAGGTCGGCCGCACCACCGTCTACCGGCGCTGGGGCTCGGTCGGCGCCCTGCTCGCCGACCTGCTCACCGACATGGCCGAACAGTCCCTCCCGCGCGCCCGCACCGGCTCCCTCGCCGAGGACCTCCGCGGCAACGCCCGCCTGGTCGCCCGCACCCTCGCCGACCCCCGGCAGGGTGCCCTCTTCCGCGCCGTCCTCGTCGCCGCCGCCTGCGACCCCGACGCCGCCGCGGCCCTGCACCGCTTCTACCGCGTCCGGGTGCAGGAGTGGGCCCCGTGTGTCACCGAAGCCGTCGACCGCGGTGAACTCCCGCCCGACACCGACCCCGTCGAGGTCGTCCGCGCCGTCTCGGCGCCCCTCTACTACCGGATGCTCACCACCCCCGACCCCCTCGACGAGGCGGCCGCCGACCGCGCCGCAGCCGCCGCCCTCGCCGCCGCCCGGGCCGGCGCCTTCCGCCGCGTCTGA
- a CDS encoding metallophosphoesterase — translation MTPSANPAPSPAAPDATAPSPVAPDATAPGDVHVVRVVQFSDTHFRAAPGARSFTAHEPEDGLAAVLADAARAVEEAAAVVVTGDLADLGEPAAYERLGEALDPLPAPVYCLPGNHDRQDPLQACLPRPNVHLEPAVRIGNWLLLLLDTNADGREPTADGGHRDREDRVHAASQPNLTPVEAARARAILTAARAEHVFLWLHQPPLPETAPAAQGDSELALLVRDFPAIRAIGAGHLHGDLSGTFEGRPVYVCPSSFMSIDTELRRLDGPGYRTYLLHPDGRVETEVRTVPGPLTDAMRATPLPAFLADLLSGRATPEELAALDDAQFEARYGEPRPMARARSGRTGGEAAGGTR, via the coding sequence ATGACGCCTTCCGCGAACCCTGCCCCGAGCCCCGCCGCCCCGGACGCCACCGCCCCGAGCCCCGTCGCCCCGGACGCCACCGCCCCCGGCGACGTCCACGTCGTCCGCGTCGTCCAGTTCTCCGACACCCACTTCCGCGCCGCCCCCGGCGCCCGCTCGTTCACCGCCCACGAGCCCGAGGACGGCCTCGCGGCCGTGCTCGCCGACGCCGCCCGCGCCGTCGAGGAGGCCGCCGCGGTCGTCGTCACCGGCGACCTGGCCGACCTCGGCGAGCCTGCCGCGTACGAGCGGCTGGGCGAGGCGCTCGACCCGCTGCCCGCCCCCGTCTACTGCCTGCCCGGCAACCACGACCGCCAGGACCCGCTCCAGGCCTGCCTGCCCCGCCCCAATGTGCACCTGGAACCCGCCGTCCGGATCGGGAACTGGCTGCTGCTGCTCCTGGACACCAACGCCGACGGCCGCGAGCCCACGGCCGACGGCGGCCACCGCGACCGCGAGGACCGGGTCCACGCGGCCTCGCAGCCGAACCTGACCCCGGTCGAGGCGGCGCGCGCCCGCGCGATCCTCACCGCCGCCCGGGCGGAGCACGTGTTCCTCTGGCTCCACCAGCCGCCGCTGCCCGAGACCGCCCCGGCCGCCCAGGGCGACAGCGAACTCGCGCTCCTCGTCCGCGACTTCCCGGCGATCCGGGCGATCGGCGCGGGCCATCTGCACGGCGACCTCTCCGGCACCTTCGAGGGGCGGCCGGTGTACGTGTGCCCGTCCAGCTTCATGAGCATCGACACGGAACTGCGCCGCCTCGACGGCCCCGGCTACCGCACCTACCTGCTGCACCCCGACGGCCGGGTCGAGACCGAGGTCCGCACCGTACCGGGCCCGCTGACCGACGCCATGCGGGCCACCCCGCTGCCCGCCTTCCTCGCCGACCTGCTGAGCGGCCGCGCCACGCCCGAGGAGCTCGCGGCGCTGGACGACGCGCAGTTCGAGGCGCGCTACGGCGAGCCCCGCCCGATGGCCCGGGCGCGGTCCGGCCGGACCGGCGGCGAGGCCGCCGGCGGGACCCGCTAA
- a CDS encoding ferredoxin, with protein sequence MQVSVDRDRCCSSGLCVTNAPAVFDQDDRDGLVRLRQVVLLPEQFDDVRTAAELCPGLAITVTGDEPARTGA encoded by the coding sequence ATGCAGGTGAGCGTCGACCGGGACCGTTGCTGCAGCTCCGGACTGTGCGTGACGAACGCCCCCGCGGTCTTCGACCAGGACGACCGGGACGGGCTGGTGAGACTCCGTCAGGTCGTGCTGCTGCCCGAGCAGTTCGACGACGTGAGGACCGCCGCCGAGCTCTGTCCGGGCCTGGCGATCACCGTCACCGGGGACGAGCCCGCGCGGACCGGGGCCTGA
- a CDS encoding amino acid adenylation domain-containing protein, protein MGSGRHAVLVNEDGQYTIWPGDFTVPSGWRTVFGPAGREECRRYVDREWRAPGLGTGPGGPGSAVGRRGRDAGDAGDAGDAGGTGPEGTVHGLVRARAADAPDAVAVVTDEETLTYRDLDTRSDRLAGVLRGLGVGPERVVPVCLERGADLVTALLGVLKAGGAFLPLDPAHPRRRLARLVEDCGADVVVSADGRPFPGVRTVTPDGGTGEGLDAGGRGGLDPGEDPAGPDDLAYLIYTSGTTGTPKGVPVTHRALVFTLGRVVHAYGLTPRDRVLQLAALGFDTSLEQVFATLAAGATLVLGGARTWAPTELAHRMRELRLTVADLTPAYWHHLLGLFPPGGPAPEGLRLIIVGGDTVHADDCRACLERLPGVRLVNAYGVTEAAVTSTLCELTAEVLEPGTQHAGPGHPSAAPVPIGRPLPGVRLHLLDARLSPVPPGEKGEIHLGGPGLARGYWRAPGLTAETFLPDPYAPEPGERMYRTGDAGRWRADGNLEILGRFDDQLKVRGHRVDPAEVESVLAAHPDVRQARVAAEGSADGSRVLIAYYTLTARAASGPHARRGRIRSYLAERLPDFMVPADFVLLDSMPLTAAGKIDRRRLPDAVPQLQRRDGRGGRDGRDGRDAAGRGDPAGARRAGAGAGAGAAAGAGAGPASPNGSAPAGGTASAVEAGVAQLWSELLGVEQVGPEDDFFDLGGNSLLAMEMLARARIMFGIDVTRIRFLTRSLLRDATLRAFAADTLAARTGGPARAEGTADGGTAGSGHDHDGGHGGAPVDGSGETAVDWAAEARLDTPVRQSWSPAPSRAEPTEILLTGATGFCGAHLLDALLHTTDARIHCLVRAPDEEHALERLRAAQQRFLRQDLADRRVVPLVGDLAEPLLGLTQQRFEHLANTLDAIHHLGGLVNFIYPYHQLRGANVDGTREIVRLAGHSRGIPVHYLSTLAVVAGFGAAGIAEVTERTPLDHADRLAVGYVESKFVAEQLLHHAAEAGLPVTVLRTNDVTGDLRTGVMNTGTEMCALIKYMAESGSCPDVRLPLDFVPADRFSRAICHIVTHAPAIGEVYHLTSPAPAGLPELAERLRARGHPVEEVPYEQWVQGLVRFAAGHPTHPMTPFVPLFVDRVPGTGLSISEMYFRPTFPRFDRANTEHALAGSGVVLPAVDGGLLDFYLDRLTAEGFLSPPLGTSPLRAVR, encoded by the coding sequence GTGGGCTCCGGACGTCACGCCGTGCTGGTCAACGAGGACGGTCAGTATACGATCTGGCCTGGGGACTTCACGGTTCCGAGCGGTTGGCGGACGGTCTTCGGGCCCGCCGGGCGCGAGGAGTGCCGCCGGTACGTCGATCGCGAGTGGCGTGCGCCGGGGCTCGGCACGGGCCCGGGCGGCCCCGGGAGCGCCGTCGGCCGCCGCGGTCGCGACGCCGGTGACGCCGGTGACGCCGGTGACGCCGGTGGGACGGGCCCCGAGGGCACCGTGCACGGACTCGTCCGGGCCCGGGCGGCGGACGCCCCGGACGCCGTCGCGGTGGTCACCGACGAGGAGACGCTCACCTACCGTGACCTGGACACCCGCAGTGACCGGCTGGCGGGCGTGCTGCGCGGCCTGGGCGTCGGCCCGGAACGGGTCGTCCCGGTCTGCCTGGAACGCGGCGCGGACCTGGTGACCGCCCTGCTCGGCGTGCTCAAGGCGGGCGGCGCGTTCCTGCCGCTGGACCCGGCGCACCCGCGGCGGCGGCTGGCCCGGCTGGTCGAGGACTGCGGGGCGGACGTGGTGGTCTCGGCGGACGGGCGCCCCTTCCCGGGGGTGCGGACGGTGACGCCGGACGGCGGAACGGGCGAGGGTCTCGACGCGGGCGGGCGCGGGGGCCTCGACCCGGGCGAGGACCCGGCCGGGCCGGACGACCTCGCCTACCTGATCTACACCTCGGGGACCACCGGCACCCCGAAGGGCGTGCCGGTCACCCATCGGGCGCTGGTCTTCACCCTGGGCCGGGTGGTCCACGCCTACGGGCTCACTCCGCGCGACCGCGTGCTCCAACTGGCCGCACTCGGTTTCGACACCTCGCTGGAACAGGTCTTCGCGACGCTGGCCGCGGGGGCCACCCTGGTGCTCGGCGGCGCCCGTACCTGGGCGCCCACCGAGCTGGCGCACCGGATGCGCGAGCTGCGGCTGACCGTCGCCGACCTCACGCCCGCGTACTGGCACCACCTGCTCGGCCTGTTCCCGCCGGGCGGTCCCGCGCCGGAGGGCCTGCGACTGATCATCGTGGGCGGCGACACCGTGCACGCCGACGACTGCCGGGCCTGTCTGGAGCGGCTGCCGGGGGTCCGGCTGGTCAACGCCTACGGGGTGACCGAGGCCGCCGTGACCTCCACGCTCTGCGAGCTCACGGCGGAGGTGCTGGAGCCCGGGACGCAGCACGCCGGTCCCGGCCATCCGTCCGCCGCGCCGGTCCCGATCGGGCGGCCGCTGCCCGGGGTGCGGCTGCACCTGCTGGACGCCCGGCTCAGCCCGGTGCCGCCCGGCGAGAAGGGCGAGATCCACCTCGGCGGCCCGGGCCTCGCCCGGGGCTACTGGCGGGCGCCCGGGCTGACCGCGGAGACGTTCCTGCCCGACCCGTACGCGCCGGAGCCCGGAGAGCGCATGTACCGCACCGGCGACGCCGGCCGCTGGCGGGCGGACGGCAACCTGGAGATCCTCGGCCGCTTCGACGACCAGCTGAAGGTCCGCGGCCACCGGGTCGACCCCGCCGAGGTCGAGTCCGTGCTCGCCGCCCACCCCGACGTCCGGCAGGCCCGGGTCGCCGCCGAGGGCAGCGCCGACGGCAGCCGCGTCCTCATCGCCTACTACACGCTCACCGCGCGTGCAGCCTCCGGACCGCACGCCCGGCGCGGGCGGATCCGCTCCTACCTGGCCGAACGGCTGCCGGACTTCATGGTCCCGGCGGACTTCGTGCTGCTCGACAGCATGCCGCTCACCGCGGCCGGGAAGATCGACCGCCGCCGACTGCCCGACGCCGTCCCCCAGTTGCAGCGGCGGGACGGCCGGGGCGGCCGGGACGGACGGGACGGACGGGACGCGGCCGGGCGAGGCGACCCGGCCGGCGCCCGCCGGGCCGGAGCGGGGGCCGGGGCCGGAGCGGCGGCCGGGGCCGGGGCGGGCCCCGCCTCCCCGAACGGCTCGGCCCCGGCCGGGGGCACCGCCTCCGCCGTCGAGGCGGGCGTCGCCCAGCTGTGGTCCGAGCTCCTCGGCGTCGAGCAGGTCGGACCCGAGGACGACTTCTTCGACCTCGGCGGCAACTCCCTGCTCGCGATGGAGATGCTCGCCCGTGCCCGGATCATGTTCGGCATCGACGTCACCCGGATCCGCTTCCTCACCCGCTCGCTGCTGCGCGACGCCACCCTGAGGGCCTTCGCCGCCGACACCCTCGCCGCCCGCACCGGCGGCCCGGCCCGGGCCGAGGGCACCGCGGACGGCGGCACCGCGGGCAGCGGCCACGACCACGACGGCGGGCACGGTGGCGCCCCGGTCGACGGCAGCGGCGAGACCGCCGTCGACTGGGCCGCCGAGGCCCGCCTGGACACACCCGTCCGGCAGTCCTGGAGCCCCGCGCCCTCCCGCGCCGAACCCACCGAGATCCTGCTCACCGGCGCCACCGGCTTCTGCGGCGCCCACCTGCTCGACGCCCTGCTGCACACCACCGACGCCCGCATCCACTGCCTGGTCCGCGCCCCCGACGAGGAACACGCCCTGGAACGCCTCCGCGCCGCCCAGCAGCGCTTCCTCCGCCAGGACCTCGCCGACCGCCGCGTCGTCCCGCTCGTCGGCGACCTCGCCGAACCCCTGCTCGGCCTCACCCAGCAGCGCTTCGAACACCTCGCCAACACCCTGGACGCGATCCACCACCTCGGCGGCCTGGTGAACTTCATCTACCCCTACCACCAGCTGCGCGGCGCCAACGTCGACGGCACCCGCGAGATCGTCCGGCTCGCCGGGCACTCGCGCGGCATCCCCGTCCACTACCTGTCCACCCTCGCGGTGGTGGCGGGCTTCGGCGCGGCGGGCATCGCCGAGGTCACCGAACGCACCCCGCTCGACCACGCCGACCGGCTCGCCGTCGGCTACGTCGAGAGCAAGTTCGTCGCCGAACAGCTCCTCCACCACGCCGCCGAGGCCGGGCTGCCGGTCACCGTGCTGCGCACCAACGACGTCACCGGCGACCTCCGCACCGGCGTGATGAACACCGGCACCGAGATGTGCGCGCTGATCAAGTACATGGCTGAGAGCGGGAGTTGCCCGGACGTCCGGCTGCCCCTGGACTTCGTCCCGGCCGACCGGTTCAGCCGCGCGATCTGCCACATCGTCACCCACGCACCCGCCATCGGCGAGGTCTACCACCTGACCTCGCCCGCACCGGCCGGGCTCCCCGAACTCGCCGAACGGCTGCGCGCCCGGGGCCACCCCGTCGAGGAGGTCCCGTACGAGCAGTGGGTGCAGGGCCTGGTCCGGTTCGCCGCCGGGCACCCCACCCACCCGATGACGCCGTTCGTACCGCTCTTCGTCGACCGCGTGCCCGGCACCGGACTGTCCATCAGCGAGATGTACTTCCGCCCCACCTTCCCGCGCTTCGACCGGGCCAACACCGAACACGCCCTGGCCGGCAGCGGCGTGGTGCTGCCCGCCGTCGACGGCGGACTGCTGGACTTCTACCTCGACCGGCTGACGGCGGAGGGCTTCCTCTCCCCGCCGCTCGGCACCTCGCCGCTCCGGGCGGTGCGATGA
- a CDS encoding EAL domain-containing protein: MTRRRQRLMACYLVWMVVFTGIYYANPSQRIIWWTGIGLGGVAAIVVGVRLNHPSHARYWYLLALANLSFTAGEVVQVIQMQFLHLGSPFPSIADGFYLAEYLLYAAGVLGFIRWRTAHQDRASLLDALILTMGLALLVWIYLILPYARNPDLDWFQKAVSIAYPLGDVVVLALLLRLVVPRGGVSRSLQLLTVGTVGLLVADIAYGLIVLHGNWHIGTPVDFGWAAFYTAWGAAALHPSMVELTRPIPSQQPDLGPGRLALLTAASLIAPTILMIEAGAGNTSNAGVIGAFSALIYLLVLARLAVVVRARRQAVARERALRLAGSALTSAVTVEEVADAVQAAASTLMPTEPGHVALLAVTEGGVLHVRHAERGAGRHLLGAEHDSDEVLALAAYRETRLLSVEDIGNDLATRLDGMPSALLCPLTLAERPSGDPLIGALIVTGTEQELTSLWGSLEILAGQAAFAVERVMLSQEITRRDSEAYFRTLVQSASDVILILNGDDSVRYASGSSAERVLGYPSLSGTLITDLVPTEDSRSVGKALARMRSRDASLPAARSGRSGLDTQRDHWRLLRADGTPIEVEVHANDLRADPTVGGLVLTLRDVTEQRQMERELTHRAFHDSLTGLANRVLFLDRVGHALSRGERSGAVTGVLFIDLDDFKMVNDTQGHAVGDELLIAVSLRVSTALRTSDTAARLGGDEFAVLVEDALEPADVGALADGVLAAFAEPFRLSAGAVRVSASIGVATTEDSVDATELLSHADLALYSAKSAGKRQWCHYQPSLQAGLVARHELNENLDSAIAESAFRLYYQPIVDLASGALVAFEALVRWPHDRRGMVLPDEFIALAEESGQIVPLGAWVLERAAQETAAWHAASSAARAAAGLPPLRVNVNVSARQFRDAGFVDVVRGAIRSSGIQPQSLVLELTESVLMRRDDRVHTDMRTLGDLGVGIAIDDFGTGYSSLSYLREFPISILKIDKSFIDGLSLSQQQYALVEGITRIADTLGVQVIAEGIEHPDQRDLLAAMGCPLGQGYLFARPLTPDQARAFIEQHTAPVDRPGVPPN; encoded by the coding sequence TTGACACGTCGGCGCCAACGCCTGATGGCCTGTTACCTGGTGTGGATGGTGGTGTTCACCGGCATCTACTACGCCAATCCCTCCCAGCGGATCATCTGGTGGACGGGCATCGGCCTGGGCGGCGTCGCCGCCATCGTGGTCGGCGTCCGCCTCAACCACCCCTCGCACGCCCGCTACTGGTACCTGCTCGCGCTCGCCAACCTCAGCTTCACGGCGGGCGAGGTGGTCCAGGTGATCCAGATGCAGTTCCTGCATCTGGGCAGCCCGTTCCCGTCCATCGCCGACGGCTTCTACCTGGCCGAGTACCTGCTGTACGCGGCAGGCGTGTTGGGCTTCATCCGCTGGCGGACGGCGCACCAGGACCGGGCCAGCCTGCTGGACGCGCTCATCCTCACCATGGGCCTGGCCCTGCTGGTCTGGATCTACCTGATCCTCCCCTACGCGCGGAACCCCGACCTCGACTGGTTCCAGAAGGCCGTCTCGATCGCCTACCCGCTGGGTGACGTCGTGGTACTGGCCCTGTTGCTTCGTCTGGTCGTACCACGCGGCGGCGTCAGCCGTTCGCTCCAACTGCTCACCGTCGGCACGGTCGGCCTGCTGGTCGCCGACATCGCCTACGGGCTGATCGTGCTGCACGGCAACTGGCACATCGGCACCCCCGTGGACTTCGGCTGGGCCGCCTTCTACACCGCCTGGGGCGCGGCCGCCCTGCATCCGTCCATGGTCGAGCTGACCCGGCCCATCCCCAGCCAGCAGCCGGACCTCGGCCCCGGCCGGCTGGCCCTGCTCACCGCCGCCTCACTGATCGCGCCGACCATCCTGATGATCGAGGCCGGCGCGGGCAACACCAGCAACGCCGGGGTGATCGGCGCCTTCTCCGCCCTGATCTACCTGCTCGTGCTCGCCCGGCTGGCGGTCGTGGTCCGGGCCCGCCGCCAGGCCGTCGCCCGGGAACGCGCGCTGCGGCTCGCGGGCTCCGCCCTCACCTCCGCCGTCACCGTCGAGGAGGTCGCCGACGCCGTCCAGGCCGCCGCCTCCACCCTGATGCCGACCGAACCCGGCCATGTCGCGCTGCTCGCCGTCACCGAGGGCGGCGTCCTGCACGTGCGGCACGCCGAACGCGGCGCCGGCCGCCACCTGCTCGGGGCCGAGCACGACTCCGACGAGGTGCTCGCCCTCGCCGCCTACCGGGAGACCAGGCTGCTGTCCGTCGAGGACATCGGCAACGACCTCGCCACCCGGCTGGACGGCATGCCGAGCGCCCTGCTGTGCCCGCTCACCCTGGCCGAGCGTCCGTCCGGGGACCCGCTGATCGGCGCCCTCATCGTCACCGGCACCGAGCAGGAGCTGACCAGCCTCTGGGGCTCGCTGGAGATCCTGGCCGGCCAGGCCGCGTTCGCCGTCGAGCGGGTCATGCTGAGCCAGGAGATCACCCGACGGGACAGCGAGGCCTACTTCCGCACCCTGGTGCAGAGCGCCAGCGACGTCATCCTGATCCTCAACGGCGACGACTCCGTCCGCTACGCCTCGGGCTCCTCCGCCGAGCGCGTCCTCGGCTACCCCAGCCTCTCCGGCACCCTGATCACCGACCTCGTCCCGACCGAGGACAGCCGGTCGGTCGGCAAGGCGCTGGCCCGGATGCGCAGCCGGGACGCGAGCCTCCCCGCCGCGCGCTCCGGCCGTTCCGGACTGGACACCCAGCGCGACCACTGGCGGCTGCTGCGCGCCGACGGCACCCCGATCGAGGTCGAGGTGCACGCCAACGACCTGCGGGCGGATCCGACCGTGGGCGGGCTGGTGCTCACCCTGCGCGACGTCACCGAGCAGCGGCAGATGGAGCGCGAGCTGACCCACCGGGCCTTCCACGACTCGCTGACCGGCCTGGCGAACCGGGTGCTGTTCCTCGACCGGGTCGGCCACGCGCTCTCCCGGGGCGAGCGCAGCGGCGCCGTCACCGGGGTGCTCTTCATCGACCTGGACGACTTCAAGATGGTCAACGACACCCAGGGGCACGCGGTCGGGGACGAGCTGCTGATCGCCGTCTCGCTGCGGGTGTCGACGGCGCTGCGGACCTCGGACACGGCGGCGCGGCTCGGCGGCGACGAGTTCGCGGTGCTGGTGGAGGACGCGCTGGAGCCGGCCGACGTCGGGGCGCTCGCGGACGGCGTGCTGGCGGCGTTCGCCGAGCCGTTCCGGCTGAGCGCGGGCGCGGTGCGGGTGTCGGCCAGCATCGGGGTGGCGACGACGGAGGACAGTGTGGACGCCACCGAGCTGCTGAGCCACGCGGACCTGGCCCTGTACTCGGCGAAGTCGGCGGGCAAGCGGCAGTGGTGCCACTACCAGCCGTCGTTGCAGGCGGGCCTGGTCGCGCGGCACGAGCTGAACGAGAACCTGGACTCGGCGATCGCCGAGTCCGCGTTCCGGCTGTACTACCAGCCGATCGTCGACCTGGCCTCGGGGGCGCTGGTGGCCTTCGAGGCACTGGTGCGCTGGCCGCACGACCGGCGCGGCATGGTGCTGCCGGACGAGTTCATCGCCCTCGCCGAGGAGAGCGGCCAGATCGTGCCGCTCGGCGCCTGGGTACTGGAGCGCGCCGCCCAGGAGACCGCCGCCTGGCACGCCGCCAGCTCCGCCGCCCGCGCCGCCGCCGGCCTCCCGCCGCTGCGGGTCAACGTCAACGTCTCGGCCCGCCAGTTCCGCGACGCGGGCTTCGTGGACGTCGTGCGCGGTGCGATCCGCTCCTCCGGGATCCAGCCGCAGTCGCTGGTCCTGGAGCTGACCGAGTCCGTCCTGATGCGCCGGGACGACCGCGTCCACACCGACATGCGCACCCTGGGCGACCTCGGTGTCGGCATCGCCATCGACGACTTCGGCACCGGCTACTCCTCGCTCTCCTACCTGCGCGAGTTCCCGATCTCGATCCTGAAGATCGACAAGTCCTTCATCGACGGACTCAGCCTCTCCCAGCAGCAGTACGCCCTGGTGGAGGGCATCACGAGGATCGCCGACACCCTGGGCGTCCAGGTCATCGCCGAGGGCATCGAGCACCCGGACCAGCGCGATCTGCTCGCCGCCATGGGCTGCCCCCTCGGCCAGGGCTACCTCTTCGCCCGCCCGCTCACGCCCGACCAGGCCCGCGCCTTCATCGAACAGCACACCGCCCCGGTCGACCGGCCCGGCGTCCCGCCCAACTAG
- a CDS encoding cytochrome P450 has translation MTAAPTTPVLALPARHSDGCPFGPPPAYPEAAATGPMTRAELPDGDLCWLVTGFAEVRTVLSDRRFSADIRHPAFPLLVAGARELITDNPDFLRLDDPEHARQRRMITGEFLVKRVETLRPEIQRIVDGALDRMTEGRTTADLVTDFALPVPSLVICLLLGVPYEDHDRFQSLSRTMLSRDSTVEQLREAQEGVWNYLRDLTARKRAQPEDDVLSRLAARDDLTPEDVASTAVLLLVAGHETTANMIALSTALLLEHPEQIPHLADPATLPGAVEELLRLLTIVHTGLPRVALEDVELGGVTVRAGEGVMAMLSTANRDEAVFGGAGHRATDELDLGRDARRHLAFGFGVHQCLGQPLARAELQIALETLFRRLPGLRPAGEREFRTESFIYGMRTLPVTW, from the coding sequence GTGACCGCCGCACCCACCACGCCCGTCCTCGCGCTGCCGGCCCGGCACTCCGACGGCTGCCCGTTCGGCCCGCCGCCCGCGTACCCCGAGGCCGCCGCCACCGGGCCGATGACCAGGGCCGAACTGCCCGACGGCGACCTCTGCTGGCTGGTCACCGGCTTCGCCGAGGTCCGCACCGTGCTGTCCGACCGCCGGTTCAGTGCCGACATCCGCCACCCGGCCTTCCCGCTGCTGGTCGCCGGCGCTCGCGAGCTGATCACCGACAACCCGGACTTCCTGCGGCTCGACGACCCCGAGCACGCCCGCCAGCGCCGCATGATCACCGGGGAGTTCCTGGTCAAGCGGGTGGAGACGCTGCGCCCGGAGATCCAGCGGATCGTGGACGGGGCACTGGACCGGATGACCGAGGGCCGGACCACGGCCGACCTGGTCACCGACTTCGCACTGCCGGTGCCCTCGCTGGTGATCTGCCTGCTGCTCGGTGTGCCGTACGAGGACCACGACCGCTTCCAGAGCCTGAGTCGCACGATGCTCAGCCGGGACAGCACCGTGGAGCAGCTCCGGGAGGCCCAGGAGGGGGTCTGGAACTACCTGCGCGACCTGACGGCCCGCAAGCGCGCACAGCCGGAGGACGACGTCCTGAGCCGGCTCGCGGCGCGGGACGACCTGACCCCGGAGGACGTGGCCAGCACGGCCGTGCTGCTGCTGGTCGCCGGGCACGAGACGACCGCGAACATGATCGCGCTGTCGACCGCGCTGCTGCTGGAGCACCCCGAGCAGATCCCCCACCTGGCCGACCCGGCCACCCTGCCGGGCGCGGTTGAGGAGCTGTTGCGGCTGCTGACCATCGTGCACACCGGCCTGCCCCGGGTGGCGCTGGAGGACGTGGAGCTGGGCGGCGTCACCGTCCGGGCCGGGGAGGGCGTGATGGCGATGCTCTCCACCGCCAACCGGGACGAGGCGGTGTTCGGCGGCGCCGGCCACCGGGCGACGGACGAGCTGGACCTGGGCCGGGACGCCCGGCGGCACCTGGCGTTCGGATTCGGCGTGCACCAGTGCCTGGGCCAGCCGCTGGCCCGCGCCGAACTCCAGATCGCCCTGGAGACGCTGTTCCGCCGACTGCCGGGGCTGCGGCCGGCCGGCGAGCGCGAGTTCCGTACCGAGTCGTTCATCTACGGGATGCGGACCCTGCCCGTGACCTGGTGA
- a CDS encoding aldo/keto reductase encodes MEYRRLGASGLSVPALSLGTGTFGGRGPLFGAWGTTDETEARRLLDIAIDAGVTLFDTADVYSDGASEEVLGRAVKGRRDQVLISTKAGLPTGDGPNDAGTSRARLTTAVDAALRRLGTDHLDLFQLHAYDAATPVEEVLGTLDELVRAGKVRYTGVSNFSGWQLMKSLAAADRDARPRYVAHQVYYSLVGRDYEWELMPLGRDQGVGALVWSPLGWGRLTGRIRRGAPVPPGSRLHDTADYGPPVEDGLLYDVVDALDAIAAETGRTVPQVAINWLLRRPTVSSVIIGARNEEQLRQNLGAVGWELTAEQVARLDAASVRTAPYPYFPYRRQEAFARLNPPLVG; translated from the coding sequence ATGGAGTACCGCCGCCTCGGCGCGTCCGGCCTCAGCGTCCCCGCACTCTCCCTCGGCACCGGCACCTTCGGCGGCCGCGGCCCCCTGTTCGGCGCCTGGGGGACCACCGACGAGACCGAGGCCCGCCGCCTGCTGGACATCGCCATCGACGCCGGTGTCACCCTGTTCGACACCGCCGACGTCTACTCCGACGGCGCCTCCGAGGAGGTCCTCGGCCGGGCCGTCAAGGGCCGCCGCGACCAGGTGCTGATCTCCACCAAGGCCGGCCTGCCCACCGGCGACGGCCCCAACGACGCCGGCACCTCCCGCGCCCGGCTCACCACCGCCGTCGACGCCGCCCTGCGCCGCCTCGGCACCGACCACCTCGACCTCTTCCAGCTGCACGCCTACGACGCCGCCACCCCGGTCGAGGAGGTGCTCGGCACCCTGGACGAGCTGGTCCGGGCCGGCAAGGTCCGCTACACCGGTGTGTCCAACTTCTCCGGCTGGCAGCTGATGAAGTCCCTCGCCGCCGCCGACCGCGACGCCCGCCCCCGCTACGTCGCCCACCAGGTCTACTACTCCCTGGTCGGCCGCGACTACGAGTGGGAACTGATGCCGCTCGGCCGGGACCAGGGCGTCGGCGCCCTGGTGTGGAGCCCGCTCGGCTGGGGCCGCCTCACCGGAAGGATCCGCCGCGGCGCCCCGGTCCCGCCCGGCAGCCGCCTGCACGACACCGCCGACTACGGTCCGCCGGTCGAGGACGGGCTGCTGTACGACGTGGTGGACGCGCTGGACGCGATCGCCGCCGAGACCGGGCGCACCGTGCCCCAGGTGGCGATCAACTGGCTGCTGCGCCGCCCCACCGTCTCGTCCGTCATCATCGGCGCCCGCAACGAGGAGCAGCTGCGCCAGAACCTCGGCGCGGTCGGCTGGGAGCTGACGGCGGAGCAGGTCGCCCGGCTGGACGCGGCGAGCGTGCGCACCGCGCCGTACCCCTACTTCCCGTACCGGCGTCAGGAGGCCTTCGCCCGGCTGAACCCGCCGCTCGTCGGGTGA